The genomic region ACGCCTGCGGCGGCTGCTTCAACACGGTGCCCCCGCAGCGCCAGGCCGACATTATCGCCCACAAGAAAATCATCGTGTGCGAGCACTGCGGCCGGGTTCTGGCCGACGTGGAAGCCCGGGCGTAAGCGCTTTTTAGTTGAAAAATGCGAAAGGAACGGCCTTGTGTCGTTCCTTTTTCTTTTGCCTGAATGACGATGGTTTTTCTCGCTGAGGTTCTCCGAGGGGCACGCACAGATTCGCTGAGGCTGTTCTGGCTGTTGGCGCTGGCCTTCGCGCCCCTCCGCGCAGCCCTCAGCACACCACAGCGGGAGACAGCGCGCCCACCCGAAACCAGCAGCCTCACGGCGGTACAGGCCCGCGCCTACGCCGAGGTGCTGAAAATGCGCCCCGCCGCCGCCCGGGCCCAGCTGAAGGATGCTTCGGCCGGCACGCTGCTGGTGCTGGATGCGGCGGCCATTACGGAGCTGCTCGTCACGCAGGATGCCGGCCTGTACGAGGCCACCGTGGCGGGCCAGAACAAGCGCCTCGCGCAGCTGGAAAAAACGTTGGAGCGTGGCGCGCTGCCCGAATATGCCCGCGCCGAAATCCGGCTGCACCAGGCGGCGGCGCAGGTGGTGTTCGGGCACGAGGTGCAGGGCGCCTGGAGCTTGCGGCAGGCCTACCAGCAGATGGCGGCCGTGGTGCAGCGCTACCCTGCCTACCTGCCGGCCCGCAAAACGCTGGGGCTGATGCAGTTCTTTATTGGCTCGCTGCCGGAAGGCTACCGCTGGTTTCTGAAGCTACTGGGGCTGCCCGGCAGCGTGGAAGGCGGCCTGAGCAACCTGCGCGCCGCCGCCCGCCAGCCCAACGACTTCCAGCCCGAAGCCCGGATTCTGCTGGCGTTGGTGGAGGAAACCTACTATAAGAAGCCCGACGAAGGCCTGCAGCTCATCCACCAGCTGCACCAGCAGCAACCCGACAACCTGCTCTACGCCTACCTGCTCGTCAGCCTGCATAAAAAGCAGCACCACACCGAGGCCGCGCTGGCCGCCTACCGCGCCCGCCCCACCGGCGCGGGCTACGTAGCCCTGCCCTACCTGCGCCACATGGCCGCCGACCTGCTGCTCTACCAGGGCGAGTATGCCGCTTCCCGCCGAGAAAACGAGCTGTTTCTGCAGCAGTACAAAGGCCAGCACTACCGCAAAGACGCTTGGTTCAAGCTCTACCTGGCCGCCTGGCTGAGCGGCGATGCGCCGGCCGCGGAGCGCTACCGCCGGCAGATTGACGCGGGCGGCCGCACCGTGGTGGAGGAAGACACCTACGCCCAGCGCTTTGTGGAGGGCCGGCTGCCGCTCAACCCGCTGCTCACCCGGGCCCGCCTGCAGATTGACGGCGGCTACTACCGCGAGGCCCTGGCCACGCTGGCCGGGTTCCGCAGTACCGCCGCCACGCCTCTGCGCGACCGGCTGGAAGACCCCTACCGCCGGGCCCGCGCCTGGCACCTGCTCGGCCGCCCCGACTCGGCGCGGCTGCTCTACGCCCGCACCATTGCGCTGGCCGGCAACGCGCCCTACTACTTCGCGCCCCAGGCGGCGCTACAGCTCGGCTACCTGTATCAGCTGGAAGGCCAGCGCAACACGGCCCGCGTGTATTTCCGCAAGGCCCTGAGCTACCCGAAGCATGAGTACAAGAACAGCACCGACACCAAGGCCAAGCTGGCGCTGAAGGAGCTGGAATAACGCTTTCCGAAGGACCGGGCCAGGTCCCTGGCCCCGAAAAGCTGGCCCCGGTCTACGCCGACGTAGTCGGCAAGACCGGCGGCCGGCCCACCGCCCCGGTCTCCGACCGGAGGGCGCGCAGCGGCCAGCCGGCACCGCGCAGTATCGGCCCGCCCGCCCGCTGTTCCCGGGGACGCGCACACCCACGCCGCCGGCCCTGTATCTTTGCGTCGTGCTGTCTATTCCCCTTACTGAGCTTCCAGCTGATTTCCGGGCCCGCGCCCTGCGCTGGGCCGCGCAGTTTCCGCACTGTGCCTACTTCGAGCCCAACGGCCAGGCCTACCCCGAAGGCCCCTTCGACCAGCTGCTGGGCGTAGCGCCCGCCGCGCCCGATGCGCCCCGCACCCTGGACGAGCTGCGCCAATGGCTGCCGCGCCCCCAGGATGGCGCCCCGCGCCTGGGATTCCTCACCTACGACCTCAAAAACGAAATCGAAGACCTGCACAGCAACAATCCATCAGGCCTCAGCTGGCCGCCGCTGCACTTCTTCTACCCGCAAACCTGGCTGATCTGGCGGCCGGATACACTGGAACTGCACGGCCACACGCACGGCGTGCTGGAAGCTATTCTGGTTACGGAGCTACCGAATTGGCCTGCGCCCGCCGTGCCCGCTTTCACGCCCCGCATGCCCAAGACCGACTACCTGCGGGCCGTGGAAGCCGTGCGCGAAGACATTCTCAACGGTGAAGTGTATGAGCTGAACCTGTGCCAAGAGTTCTACGCCGAAGGCGTGCAGCTGGACCCGGTGGATGTGTTTTTGCGCCTCAACGCGGCCTCGCCGGCACCGTTTGCGGGTTTCTTCCGGCACGAAAACCACTTTCTGCTGTGCGCCTCGCCCGAGCGGTTTCTGGCCCACTCCGCGCCGGTTATCGTCTCCCAGCCCATCAAAGGCACCATCCGGCGCGGCAACACGCCCGCCGAAGACGAGCAGCAGCGCCTTACGCTGCTCCACGACGAAAAAGAGCGCGCCGAAAACCTGATGATCGTGGACCTGGTGCGCAACGACCTGGCCCGCGTGGCGGAAACCGGCACCGTGCAGGTGCCCGAGCTGTTCGGCCTCTACCCGTTCCGGCACGTCTGGCAGATGATTTCGACGGTTACCGCCGAACTGCGCCCAGGCGTGGACCTCCCAGACGTGCTGCGCGCCACCTTCCCGATGGGTTCGATGACCGGCGCGCCGAAAATCCGGGCCATGCAGCTCATCGAGCACTACGAAACCGCCCGGCGCGGTCTCTACAGCGGCAGCATCGGCTACGCCTGGCCCGACGGCGCGTTCGAGTTCAACGTCGTCATCCGCAGCCTGCAATACCGTCCCGACACCGGCTACCTCAGCTTCCAGGTCGGCTCAGCCATCACCTACGACTCCGACCCGGAGCGCGAGTACGCGGAGTGCCTGCTCAAAGCCCGCGCCATCCTGGACGTGCTGGGCGCGGTGGTAGCGGAGTAGCGGGTTGGTGGGCTGGTGGATTGAACGTCATGCTGAGCGAAGCGAAGCATCTCGCCCGCCAAACTAACCCCAATCGTCAGGCTCCCCCTCTCTGAAGGAGAGGGGGCCGGGGGGGGTGAGGCGACTCGCCAGAACGAAGCGGTAGAGATGCTTCGACAAGCTCAGCATGACGTTCAATCCACCAATCCACTACCCCACCAACCCACCCAACCGCCGCTCGAACTCCTGCAGGAACAGCCCGACGTGGTAGCCGTCGGCCAGGGCGTGGTGCACGTTCACCGAGACCGACATGTAGGTGGCACCGTTTTCCTCATAGAGCTGGCCGAAGGAGATTTTGGGGCAGCTGTCGGGGTGCGAGAAGCTGCGGGCGTGGGTGAGGCCGCTGAAGCGCACCCACGGAATGGCCGAGCAATGCAGCACGTCTGCGCGGGCGGTGGTGCCGCTCAGGCGCAAGCCGGTGCTAGCCTGCACGGCGGCTATTTCCGCCTGGGCTGAGGCTATAAACGTGGCCAGGTCGGGGTTCTGTTCGATGAAGGAGAAGGAAAACGTGTGGTCGGGGCGGCCGAGGGTGGCCGAAACGTGCACCGCCTCATACTGGTACACCTGCCCGTCTTCGATGCGGGTGCGGAACTCGGGCACGGCATTAGCCGCCTGCGCGGCGTGGTGCAGGTAGTACAGGAAAAACGACACGCCCAGCCGCTTGGCCTCCGCCTGGGCGCCGGTGCAGTTCACGGGGGCTACCAGTCCAAAAAACGGCTCCTCAAACTGGGAGAAGAAGGCAAAATGCTCGCGGCGGTTCCAAGTGGCCTGGTTGATCAGCTGTTTCATGGCCGGCAAGTTCGGTAACTTTGCTGGCTCTCCGGGCCGGTGGCGCGGGTTGAAAGCCCTTTCTCGCCCATGGCCGCTCCCTTGCTCATTGCCTTCGACGCCGACGACACGCTCTGGCCCAACCAGCCCCACTTCGACCAGGTGGAAGCCCGACTGTTCGAAATTATGGCCCACTGCGGCGACGCCGCGCACATCAGCCGGCACCTCAACGACGTGCAGCGCCGCAACATGCAGCTGTTCGGCTACGGCGCCAAGTCGTTTATGCTCTCTATGATTGAAACCGCCATCCAGCTCACCAACGGCAACGTGCGCGGCTCCGATATTCAGGAAATTCTCGACATGGGCAAGGACCTGCTGCGCTACCCCATCGAGCCCCTGCCCGGCGTGGTGGAGGTGGTAACGGAGCTGCGCCAGCGCGGCCACCGCCTGCTGGTGCTCACCAAAGGCGACCTGTTCGACCAGGAAAGCAAGATTGCCCGCTCCGGCCTCGGCGACCTGTTCGACCACGTGGAGGTGGTCAGCGAGAAAAACGAAGCCACCTACCAGCGCCTGCTAACCCGCTATAGCGCCTCCGCCGACAAATTTGTGATGATCGGCAACTCCCTGAAATCCGACATCCTGCCTGTAGCGCGGCTGGGCCTGCGCGCCGTGCACGTCCCCTATCACGCCAACTGGATTTTCGAGCACGTGGAGCCAGAGCAGCTGGCTGGCCTGGCGTTTCACACCGTGCAGGACGTACGCGAGGTGCTGGCGTATCTGGATCTGGGGTGATGAGGTGATAGGGTGAGAAGGCTAAAAGAACGTCATGCTGAGCTTGCCGAAGCATCTCGCGTGCTGATGTTGTGATACTATTCAGCTGTCAGCACGCGAGATACTTCGGCAAGCTCAGCATGACGTTCTATCACTCCCCCAATTCACCACGCCACAAACCCACTAATCCAGCTCCTGCCATTCTGTCATTTTAGCCCCAAAAAGCCTACCTTTGGCCTCCACTGAACCGTGAAGCTGACGCCGCCGAGGCCTTTTTCCATGTCCCAACCGCTGATTACGCTCGACTTTCTCGACACGCCTACCCTGCCCACGCCCGCCGTGGATGCCACCACCCATGCCCACGAGCCCTCCGGCGAGGTGCGCGTGAGTGCGGCCACCCGCACCGGCCAGGGCCGCAAGCTCTACATCGAGAGCTACGGCTGCCAGATGAACTTTTCGGACTCGGAAATCGTGTCCAGCATCCTGTTTGAGCAGGGTTTCGATACCACCGACGACCTGGCCAGCGCCGACCTCGTGCTGCTCAACACCTGCTCCATCCGCGAGAAGGCCGAGCAGACCGTGCGCATGCGCCTCTCCCAGATCAACAGCTACAAAAAGCGCCGGCCCGGGATGCTGGTGGGCGTACTGGGCTGCATGGCCGAGCGCCTGAAAAGTAAGTTTCTGGAAGAGGAAAAGCTGGTGGACCTGGTAGTGGGCCCCGACGCCTACCGCGACCTGCCCCAGCTTATTCAGCAGGTAGACGGCGGCCAGAAAGCCGTGAACGTGCTGCTGAGCCGCGAGGAAACCTACGCTGACATCACGCCGGTACGCCTGAACTCCAACGGCATCACGGCCTTCATCAGCATCATGCGCGGCTGCGACAACATGTGCTCGTTCTGCGTGGTGCCCTTCACCCGCGGCCGCGAGCGGAGCCGCGACGCCCACAGCATCGTGCGCGAGGCCCATGATTTGGTAGCTGCTGGCTACAAGGAAGTTACCCTGCTCGGTCAGAACGTGGACTCCTATAAGTGGGCCAGCGAAGACGGCCAGGAGCACGTCAACTTTGCGCAGCTGCTGGAGCGCGTGGCCCTAGTGAGCCCGGAGCTGCGGGTGCGCTTCTCCACCTCGCACCCCAAGGACATTACGGATGAAGTGCTGCACACTATGGCGCGCTACGACAACATCTGCAAATACATCCATCTGCCGGCCCAGAGCGGCAACTCGCGCGTGCTGGCTTTGATGAACCGCACCTACGACCGGCCCTGGTACGAGGAACGCGTGCAGGCCATCCGCCGCATCCTCGGCGACGACTGCGCCATCAGCACCGACATGATTGCGGGATTCTGCTCGGAAACCGAGGAAGAGCACCAGGACACGCTCAGCCTCATCGACTGGGTGCAGTACGACATGGCCTTCATGTTCTTCTACTCGGAGCGCCCCGGCACGCTGGCCGCCCGCAAGCTCCAGGACGATGTGCCGCTGGACGTGAAAAAGCGCCGTCTGCAGGAAATCATTGATTTGCAGCAGAAAAGCAGCGCCGCCCGCAACCAGAAGGCCGTTGGCAAAATGCACCGGGTGCTGGTCGAGAATTTCTCCAAGCGCAGCGACGAGCACCTCAGCGGCCGCAACAGCCAGAACCAGGTCGTCATATTCCCCAAAAAGCACTACCAGAAAGGTGACTACGTGAACGTATTCGTGCACACCGGCACCGGCGGATCGCTCTTGGGGGATTCGGTAGACTAGACATGTCTGTCATCCTGAGCTTGCGAAGGATCTTATCAGGACTGCATACCAGCCGAACATTTCTGACTTCTTGTAGAACGATTCCTGTTCACGCGTGATAGGATCCTTCGCAAGCGCACGATGACGGATTTTCTTTCGTCCGATTAGAAATAAACTACCCTAGCTTTTCGTCTACCCTACGAAAACCCTCCCGACTTGACACCTTCCGAAATACAAAGCATCAAACAACGGTTCGGCATCATCGGCAATGCGCCGTCGCTGAACTACGCCATTCAGGTGGCCACGCAGGTAGCGCCCACCGACATGACGGTGCTGATAACGGGCGAAAGCGGCTCCGGTAAAGAGTCGTTTTCCAAGATTATCCATGCCCTGTCGCCGCGCAAGCACGGGCAGTTCATTGCCATCAACTGCGGCGCCATCCCAGAAGGGACCATCGACTCGGAGCTGTTTGGGCACGAAAAGGGCTCGTTTACCGGCGCCCAAGAAGCCCGCAAAGGCTACTTTGAGGTGACCAACGGCGGCACTATTTTCCTCGATGAGATTGGCGAGATGCCGCTCGGCACCCAGGCCCGGCTGCTGCGCGTGCTCGAAAACGGCGAGTTTATCCGGGTAGGCAGCAGCAAGGTGCAGAAGACCGATGTGCGGGTAGTGGCCGCCACCAACGTGAATCTGCTCGACGCCGTGCGTGAAGGCCGCTTCCGCGAAGACCTCTACTATCGCCTGAATACGGTGCCGATTACGGTTCCACCATTGCGTGAGCGGGGCGATGATATCTACTTATTGTTCAGAAAGTTTACTACTGATTTTTCTGACCGTTACCGCGTCAAGCCGATTACGCTAACGCCCGAGGCGGTGCAGGAATTGCAGCGGTTTCGCTTCCCCGGCAACATCCGCCAGCTCAAGAACGTGGCCGAGCAGCTGTCGGTGCTGGAGACGGACCGCGAGATTGATATGCGCCGCCTGCGCCAGTACCTGCCCGCCGAGCAGGCCAGCCAGCTGCCCATGCTATTGCACGCCGCCGGCCCCGACGCGGCCGGCAGCGGCTACTCGGAGCGCGACCTGCTCTACAAGGTGCTCTTCGACATGCGCCGCGACATGACCGACCTCAAGAAGCTGGTGCTGGAAATGGCCGCCGGCCAGCGCCCGCAGGACTCGCAGGAATTGCTGCGCCAGAACAGCCACCTGTTCACCAACCTCAACGCCGCCCCCTACGACGGCGGCGCCCGCCCCCTGCGGCAGCCCTCACCCGATGGCGGCGCCACTGAGTACATCCTCACCCCCGGTCAGCTTGATGACGCCACCGACTACGAGGACGAGGTGCAGCGGGTAGAGGACATTCCGCACGAAACGGAGGAAGAAACCCTCTCGCTGGAAGCCAAGGAGAAGGAAATGATTCTCAAAGCCCTGAAAAAGCACCACAACAAGCGCAAATACGCCGCCCACGACCTGGGCATCTCGGAGCGCACTCTCTACCGCAAACTCAAGCAGTATGATCTGGAAAACGCGTAGTCTGGAGCGGCAAGCTGTAAGCCGCAAGCCGCAAGCTCTTAACTACAAGTCATATATGTTGTGGCTGGCTTGCAGCTTGCCGCTTATAGCTTGTAGCTTCTTCCTGAGTGGCTGCTCGGTTTACTCGTTTTCGGGCACCAACATCGACCCGGAGGTGAAAACCATTTCCATCAGCACCTTCCAGAACAACTCCAGCAACGGCCCGTCTTTCCTGGCCCAGCGCTTCACCGAGGACTTCAAGGACTACTTCCAGCGCAACACCACGCTTAAGCTGGTGCCG from Hymenobacter canadensis harbors:
- a CDS encoding DUF3808 domain-containing protein — translated: MVFLAEVLRGARTDSLRLFWLLALAFAPLRAALSTPQRETARPPETSSLTAVQARAYAEVLKMRPAAARAQLKDASAGTLLVLDAAAITELLVTQDAGLYEATVAGQNKRLAQLEKTLERGALPEYARAEIRLHQAAAQVVFGHEVQGAWSLRQAYQQMAAVVQRYPAYLPARKTLGLMQFFIGSLPEGYRWFLKLLGLPGSVEGGLSNLRAAARQPNDFQPEARILLALVEETYYKKPDEGLQLIHQLHQQQPDNLLYAYLLVSLHKKQHHTEAALAAYRARPTGAGYVALPYLRHMAADLLLYQGEYAASRRENELFLQQYKGQHYRKDAWFKLYLAAWLSGDAPAAERYRRQIDAGGRTVVEEDTYAQRFVEGRLPLNPLLTRARLQIDGGYYREALATLAGFRSTAATPLRDRLEDPYRRARAWHLLGRPDSARLLYARTIALAGNAPYYFAPQAALQLGYLYQLEGQRNTARVYFRKALSYPKHEYKNSTDTKAKLALKELE
- a CDS encoding anthranilate synthase component I family protein; the protein is MLSIPLTELPADFRARALRWAAQFPHCAYFEPNGQAYPEGPFDQLLGVAPAAPDAPRTLDELRQWLPRPQDGAPRLGFLTYDLKNEIEDLHSNNPSGLSWPPLHFFYPQTWLIWRPDTLELHGHTHGVLEAILVTELPNWPAPAVPAFTPRMPKTDYLRAVEAVREDILNGEVYELNLCQEFYAEGVQLDPVDVFLRLNAASPAPFAGFFRHENHFLLCASPERFLAHSAPVIVSQPIKGTIRRGNTPAEDEQQRLTLLHDEKERAENLMIVDLVRNDLARVAETGTVQVPELFGLYPFRHVWQMISTVTAELRPGVDLPDVLRATFPMGSMTGAPKIRAMQLIEHYETARRGLYSGSIGYAWPDGAFEFNVVIRSLQYRPDTGYLSFQVGSAITYDSDPEREYAECLLKARAILDVLGAVVAE
- a CDS encoding chloramphenicol acetyltransferase encodes the protein MKQLINQATWNRREHFAFFSQFEEPFFGLVAPVNCTGAQAEAKRLGVSFFLYYLHHAAQAANAVPEFRTRIEDGQVYQYEAVHVSATLGRPDHTFSFSFIEQNPDLATFIASAQAEIAAVQASTGLRLSGTTARADVLHCSAIPWVRFSGLTHARSFSHPDSCPKISFGQLYEENGATYMSVSVNVHHALADGYHVGLFLQEFERRLGGLVG
- a CDS encoding HAD family hydrolase, with the protein product MAAPLLIAFDADDTLWPNQPHFDQVEARLFEIMAHCGDAAHISRHLNDVQRRNMQLFGYGAKSFMLSMIETAIQLTNGNVRGSDIQEILDMGKDLLRYPIEPLPGVVEVVTELRQRGHRLLVLTKGDLFDQESKIARSGLGDLFDHVEVVSEKNEATYQRLLTRYSASADKFVMIGNSLKSDILPVARLGLRAVHVPYHANWIFEHVEPEQLAGLAFHTVQDVREVLAYLDLG
- the miaB gene encoding tRNA (N6-isopentenyl adenosine(37)-C2)-methylthiotransferase MiaB, which translates into the protein MSQPLITLDFLDTPTLPTPAVDATTHAHEPSGEVRVSAATRTGQGRKLYIESYGCQMNFSDSEIVSSILFEQGFDTTDDLASADLVLLNTCSIREKAEQTVRMRLSQINSYKKRRPGMLVGVLGCMAERLKSKFLEEEKLVDLVVGPDAYRDLPQLIQQVDGGQKAVNVLLSREETYADITPVRLNSNGITAFISIMRGCDNMCSFCVVPFTRGRERSRDAHSIVREAHDLVAAGYKEVTLLGQNVDSYKWASEDGQEHVNFAQLLERVALVSPELRVRFSTSHPKDITDEVLHTMARYDNICKYIHLPAQSGNSRVLALMNRTYDRPWYEERVQAIRRILGDDCAISTDMIAGFCSETEEEHQDTLSLIDWVQYDMAFMFFYSERPGTLAARKLQDDVPLDVKKRRLQEIIDLQQKSSAARNQKAVGKMHRVLVENFSKRSDEHLSGRNSQNQVVIFPKKHYQKGDYVNVFVHTGTGGSLLGDSVD
- a CDS encoding sigma-54 interaction domain-containing protein, which produces MTPSEIQSIKQRFGIIGNAPSLNYAIQVATQVAPTDMTVLITGESGSGKESFSKIIHALSPRKHGQFIAINCGAIPEGTIDSELFGHEKGSFTGAQEARKGYFEVTNGGTIFLDEIGEMPLGTQARLLRVLENGEFIRVGSSKVQKTDVRVVAATNVNLLDAVREGRFREDLYYRLNTVPITVPPLRERGDDIYLLFRKFTTDFSDRYRVKPITLTPEAVQELQRFRFPGNIRQLKNVAEQLSVLETDREIDMRRLRQYLPAEQASQLPMLLHAAGPDAAGSGYSERDLLYKVLFDMRRDMTDLKKLVLEMAAGQRPQDSQELLRQNSHLFTNLNAAPYDGGARPLRQPSPDGGATEYILTPGQLDDATDYEDEVQRVEDIPHETEEETLSLEAKEKEMILKALKKHHNKRKYAAHDLGISERTLYRKLKQYDLENA